Part of the Mytilus trossulus isolate FHL-02 chromosome 2, PNRI_Mtr1.1.1.hap1, whole genome shotgun sequence genome is shown below.
ATTGGTCCATTTACGGTTGTCAATGATGACTGTAGTATTGGTCCATTTACGGTTGTCAATGATAATTGTCGTATTGGGCCATTTACGGTTGGCAATGATGATTGTAGTATTGGTCCATTTACGGTTCTCAATGATAATTGAAGTATTGGGCCATTTATGGTTGTCAATGATGATTGTAGTATTGGTCCCTTTACGGTTGTCAATGATGATTGTAGTATTGGTCCATTTACGGTTGTCAATGATAATTGTAGTATTGGTCCATTTACGGTTGTCAATGATGATTGTAGTATTGGTCCATTTACGGTTGTCAATGATGATTGTAGTATTGGTCCATTTACGGTTGTCAATGATGACTGTAGCATTGGTCCATTTACGGTTGTCAATGATGATTGTCGTATTGGGCCATTTAAGGTTGTCAATGATGATTGTAGTATTGGTCCATTTTCGGTTGTCAATGATGATTGTAGTATTTGTCCATTTACGTTTGTCAATGATGACTGTAGTATTGGGCTTTTACGGTTGTCAATGATAATTGTCGTATTGGGCCATTTACGGTTGTCAATGATGATTGTAGTAAGTTGGGCCATTTACGGTTGTCAATGATGATTGTAGTATTGGGGCACTTATGGTTGTCAATTAGGTTATTTAAGGTTgtcaattaggagataactgtattgtattttaagctcggacggcatcaattggggatttgatggtcgcaaattacgttttctggcgacgcgttagcggagacagtaaacgggtatttgcgaacatcaaatcccaaattgatgccgtcggagcttgaaatacaatattgttatctccattcaaATGAAATCGACAGAAAataacgttaaaacatgtatttaaaatctgtcaaatGCCGTCTacgcttgcgcgtacgtcccataaCATCAATtatcaattgatgccatgtaagaaagtgacgttatccaatcaaaatgaacgttacaaatgTTGTTGCATTTGAATGATGATTGTAGTATTGGGCAGTATACGGTTGTCAGCTATTATAGATTCCCAAGCATATAAGGTTCTCGTTGTTTTATTGTAGATTTGATAAATACGACACGTAATCTTTTTCCAACTGatttatcttataatttatCAGAAACCGAAAACGCGATtcagagtttaaaaaaaatgtgaaactaCCAATACGAAAGGTGATATGAAACACTAGATCCTGGTGTAAACATATAACAATGACTTATAAACTAGTAACCTTTGTAAACTTCAAGACAGATAGGAAGAATTAGTCAAACCTTGCTTTGTTTCATGACAAATCATGCTCAACATTGTACAAAGTGTTTTAGAAAGTGAAAAATTATGCTTTTGCAATTACTACTCTGATTCAAGCAATAGCTACCATAAAAATAAGAGTTGAAAACTAACCGTTCAACAAGATGCTTGAttgtttcattaatattttatttgtgaattttggtggactatttttttcaatacacaATCGGAGTTCGCATTGGGGAGAATTGTGCTTCAATTCTTGTCGACTTGTTGCCTCTATTTGTAGGAGGCAGATAGACTTGCTACATGTCCCTTcctaattatgtttttatttctttttttcaattttgcccctttaatagttttactgctataactaggagattacaattatactgacaacatataaattagtaagagaaaaataattgaaaggGAATTGAAGCAAGTCTAGGAGGCAGACTTCATGCACGCagaaattttttatatcttgataTCTTGTAGAAAGTTGACGAACCAgggatatgtcaaagaacgtctcgtcctttttctaaaaaaaagttcatcggaagatacccagaacttgttgataaatattccgtatcaacttcgcaaataatacaaaatggtcttgaagtatagattttgcgtactgacgttggttatcatcttaataacgtgttatagtattcctttatttgtctttattaatattacttgtactgttaagtctgtttttttttttagatattcttttgacgtgactctgtggttaatatgtaaaacatcataccttgaacgacaaaattatttcatttttaatattacttttacttatggatcttgacatactatgaatgacaaaactattttattcaataatactactttttctgttaagtctgttttttatgatatacatttgacgtgaaactgtactaaGTCTTATGTATCCCGttatactttgaaccacacaattattttatttattattattacttttactgttaagtctggtttttattatatctactttacgtgtgactctgcatttatgtatgccgtcatactttgaacgaaaaaaatatttttatgtctacctgtgcaaatttcaaacgcgcaattttacaccagtactgaaaaccttctatcctaTCCTTTACGGATAGTCTTtaaatagataaattaagtcgtataagaaaatcaaaatgagtatgttaaatttgatgtaagcctttttgtgcttcttcgttacatttgttgttttaatagTGATATTAAggtgataacacaatattgactgctgtacccctatttttgacatttttgac
Proteins encoded:
- the LOC134705681 gene encoding cysteine-rich, acidic integral membrane protein-like translates to MVVNDDCSIGPFTVVNDDCSIGPFTVVNDNCSIGPFTVVNDDCSIGPFTVVNDDCSIGPFTVVNDDCSIGPFTVVNDDCRIGPFKVVNDDCSIGPFSVVNDDCSICPFTFVNDDCSIGLLRLSMIIVVLGHLRLSMMIVVSWAIYGCQ